One stretch of Paenibacillus sp. AN1007 DNA includes these proteins:
- a CDS encoding dihydrolipoamide acetyltransferase family protein: MAERMKWIEVIMPQLAESLVSATIGKWLKKPGDRVEQYEPICEVITDKVNAEIPSTVDGIMGDLLVEEGTTIAVGEAICRMQVAASDEDTAEQITSAAGQGEQVEQTQVRHNAGQSPAAVSNNAAYDPNQPMRHRYSPAVQSLAAEHGLNLQHIQGTGAGGRITRKDVLAFAGQGVQAANASAESVQTSPVNRQAAQSASSSPFSGISRDSGVASGSNGTAGQTVPASDVGVPVRHSGIHLTESPKIPQIEVEGGGQGRSEYFIDVTPVRNAIARNMRQSVSEIPHAWTMIEVDVTNLVMLRNKLKDEFKRKEGINLTYLSFMMKGVVNAIKDYPIMNSVWAVDKIIVKRDINLSMAVGTEDSVLTPVIKHADQRNIAGLAREIDDLARKTREGTLKLDHMQGGTFTVNNTGSFGSILSQPIINYPQAAILTFESIVKKPVVINDMIAVRSMANLCLSLDHRILDGVICGRFLQRVKENLEGYNMETKVY, encoded by the coding sequence ATGGCTGAACGTATGAAATGGATCGAGGTCATTATGCCGCAGCTCGCGGAATCCCTGGTCTCGGCTACCATAGGCAAATGGTTGAAAAAACCGGGTGACCGTGTGGAACAGTACGAGCCAATCTGTGAAGTCATCACGGATAAAGTGAACGCCGAAATTCCATCTACGGTAGATGGGATTATGGGTGACCTTTTGGTCGAAGAGGGTACCACAATTGCTGTAGGTGAAGCAATCTGCCGCATGCAGGTCGCTGCTTCGGATGAGGATACAGCTGAACAAATAACATCTGCTGCTGGTCAGGGGGAGCAAGTAGAGCAAACCCAGGTACGGCATAACGCAGGTCAATCTCCTGCTGCAGTTTCAAACAACGCTGCATATGATCCGAATCAGCCGATGCGCCATCGGTATTCCCCGGCAGTGCAGTCTTTGGCAGCAGAACATGGACTGAATCTGCAGCATATTCAGGGCACGGGTGCGGGCGGGCGAATTACGCGTAAAGACGTCCTCGCCTTTGCTGGACAGGGTGTTCAGGCGGCGAATGCATCAGCAGAGTCTGTACAGACCTCTCCGGTAAATCGTCAGGCAGCCCAGTCTGCATCATCTTCTCCGTTCAGTGGAATCAGTCGCGATTCAGGTGTTGCTTCGGGTTCTAATGGCACAGCGGGACAGACGGTTCCTGCATCCGATGTGGGAGTTCCCGTGCGTCATTCCGGAATCCACCTGACGGAAAGCCCGAAAATTCCGCAGATCGAAGTGGAAGGCGGCGGCCAGGGAAGATCAGAGTATTTTATCGATGTTACTCCTGTGCGTAATGCAATTGCACGAAATATGCGTCAAAGTGTATCCGAAATCCCTCACGCATGGACGATGATTGAAGTGGACGTCACCAATCTCGTTATGCTGCGCAACAAGTTGAAGGATGAGTTCAAACGGAAAGAAGGCATTAACCTGACCTATCTTTCATTTATGATGAAGGGTGTCGTCAATGCGATCAAAGATTACCCGATCATGAACTCCGTATGGGCGGTCGACAAAATTATCGTGAAGCGGGATATCAATCTGTCCATGGCTGTAGGTACGGAGGATTCCGTGCTTACACCGGTAATCAAGCACGCGGATCAGCGTAATATCGCAGGTCTCGCTCGTGAGATTGATGACCTGGCCCGCAAAACCCGTGAAGGCACGCTGAAGCTGGATCATATGCAGGGCGGTACGTTTACGGTAAACAACACGGGTTCATTTGGTTCCATCCTGTCTCAGCCGATTATCAACTACCCACAGGCGGCGATCCTTACATTTGAATCCATTGTGAAAAAACCGGTTGTCATTAACGATATGATCGCAGTGCGTTCTATGGCTAACCTGTGCTTGTCTCTCGATCACCGGATTCTGGATGGTGTGATCTGCGGACGGTTTTTACAGCGGGTTAAAGAGAATCTGGAAGGGTACAACATGGAAACGAAAGTGTATTAA